From Chloroflexota bacterium, one genomic window encodes:
- a CDS encoding MFS transporter, translating into MEDSTNTISQARSTLHLGNTFVALRHYNFRLFWYGQLISLIGTWMQSVAQGWLVLQLTNSPFFLGLVGAARALPILFFTLFGGVVADRVNKRILIIGTQSASMLLALLLAVLTSTGHIRVWDVLIVAFLLGTVDAFDRPARQAFVVEMVGKEDLMNAIALNSSVMNGARIVGPALAGVLVSLIGVAGCFYLNGVSFLAVIAGLLLMRLAPSSPVKQGDSVWQNILEGVDYIYRDSALLPLVILVALVSIFCMPYSALMPVFARDILHAGATGLGLLMSAAGLGALTGALSLAALGNFRHKGYLLLGPALALSLALSVFSLSHWLLLSLVALVAVGWSMMTYTAVTSTLLQTMVPDRLRGRVMSVYTFMFSGMTPLGNLQAGIVAEYWGAPFAILLGALLCGLLNLLVHRQRPYLRRLS; encoded by the coding sequence ATGGAAGATAGCACGAATACCATATCTCAGGCGCGCTCCACGCTGCACTTGGGCAACACCTTCGTCGCTTTACGTCACTATAACTTTCGCCTCTTCTGGTATGGACAGTTAATCTCACTGATCGGCACCTGGATGCAGTCCGTAGCTCAAGGTTGGCTGGTGCTGCAACTGACAAACTCACCCTTTTTCCTGGGACTGGTCGGGGCAGCCCGCGCCCTACCTATCCTCTTCTTCACCCTCTTCGGCGGCGTGGTGGCCGATAGGGTAAATAAGCGCATCCTCATCATAGGCACTCAGTCAGCCTCTATGTTGCTTGCCCTCTTGTTAGCTGTCTTAACCTCAACGGGACACATTCGGGTCTGGGATGTCCTTATCGTTGCCTTCCTGTTAGGCACGGTAGATGCCTTTGATCGACCAGCCCGCCAGGCCTTCGTCGTGGAGATGGTGGGCAAGGAGGATCTGATGAACGCCATCGCCCTGAATTCCTCGGTGATGAACGGGGCGCGCATCGTCGGTCCGGCCCTGGCCGGTGTCCTGGTTAGCCTTATCGGTGTGGCCGGCTGTTTCTACCTAAATGGGGTGAGCTTCCTGGCCGTCATCGCCGGTCTTCTGCTCATGCGGCTCGCCCCCTCATCGCCAGTGAAACAGGGCGATTCGGTCTGGCAGAACATACTTGAGGGAGTCGACTACATCTATCGGGACTCAGCCCTTCTCCCGCTGGTGATCCTGGTAGCTTTAGTGAGCATCTTCTGTATGCCCTACTCGGCCCTGATGCCGGTCTTTGCGCGTGACATTCTCCACGCCGGAGCGACGGGTCTAGGCCTTCTCATGTCGGCGGCTGGTTTGGGGGCCTTAACCGGTGCGCTCAGTCTGGCGGCCCTGGGCAATTTCAGACATAAGGGCTATCTTCTCCTGGGACCCGCGCTAGCCCTTTCCCTGGCACTCAGCGTATTCTCCCTATCACATTGGCTTCTGCTCTCTCTGGTTGCCCTGGTAGCAGTGGGCTGGTCAATGATGACCTACACGGCGGTGACGAGCACCCTACTCCAAACTATGGTACCCGATCGCCTGCGAGGGCGGGTGATGAGCGTTTACACATTTATGTTCAGTGGTATGACTCCGCTCGGAAACCTGCAAGCTGGCATCGTTGCTGAATATTGGGGTGCGCCATTCGCCATCCTGCTGGGAGCGCTCCTCTGTGGACTGCTCAATCTCCTTGTCCATCGGCAACGACCATATCTGCGTCGACTGAGCTAG